A genomic window from Phycisphaerales bacterium includes:
- a CDS encoding tryptophan 2,3-dioxygenase family protein, translating into MKDARRSALTYSAYINDQAIVESLRLPPVPEGVADSKWPNQDGWKPGDTWPTGGEWCHDEVLFIRTHQAFEVWFALILHELGSVSAAAQEFWSFHGSKLPRVDLDERHDEDAPPVFDGQSYPEVASVLRVAAHADPNAHDLESVMGNPGRLWDLSNLPQCAFTALSTSSHLPSWAARIRRATLALQATIPFFDVLYSMTPRQFLAFRDRLQPASGFGSVQFRELELVLGLRELHRDKMQPPGGEPVSADGEALPPFTLRPTQATPSALRMQCFHTALGRWGCERVSARWASPSLRDIVYGLLNGVFENSSSHAGNSVFPQVDTQAVDRFMAVTVRGAIKDAYRGLVPPTLDAAGRDRLTETLRNLSRALGHRETIVAALLEMDDRVTPLTVFLRTCLDLDAAILRWRDVHIRFVEAMIGMRRGTGGGGIDYLRTTTAATRGPQYTHGFPCLWQARSFVHRTGEL; encoded by the coding sequence AATCGCTGCGACTTCCCCCCGTTCCAGAAGGTGTAGCTGATTCGAAGTGGCCAAACCAGGACGGCTGGAAACCAGGCGACACTTGGCCCACTGGAGGTGAGTGGTGCCACGACGAGGTCCTGTTCATCCGCACACACCAGGCATTCGAGGTCTGGTTTGCGCTGATCCTGCACGAGCTTGGAAGCGTGTCAGCAGCAGCCCAGGAGTTCTGGTCCTTTCATGGGTCCAAGTTGCCCCGGGTGGACCTCGACGAGAGGCATGACGAGGACGCACCACCGGTTTTTGACGGTCAGTCCTATCCGGAGGTTGCAAGCGTTCTGCGTGTGGCAGCCCATGCGGACCCAAATGCCCATGATCTTGAGTCAGTGATGGGAAACCCAGGCCGACTTTGGGATCTCTCCAACCTTCCGCAATGCGCGTTCACGGCCTTGAGCACGTCTTCTCACCTCCCCTCCTGGGCCGCGCGCATTCGCCGAGCGACGCTTGCGCTTCAGGCCACCATTCCGTTCTTCGACGTCCTGTACTCCATGACGCCGCGACAGTTCCTCGCCTTTCGAGACCGGCTTCAGCCCGCCTCCGGCTTTGGGTCTGTGCAGTTCCGCGAGCTGGAGCTCGTATTGGGCCTTCGCGAGCTGCACCGTGACAAGATGCAACCTCCAGGTGGCGAGCCCGTCTCCGCAGATGGCGAGGCTCTTCCGCCTTTTACCCTGAGGCCGACCCAAGCCACGCCGAGTGCACTGCGGATGCAGTGCTTCCACACTGCGCTCGGCAGGTGGGGGTGCGAGAGAGTGTCCGCTCGGTGGGCTTCGCCGTCCCTCCGAGACATTGTGTATGGACTCCTGAATGGAGTTTTTGAGAACAGCAGCAGCCACGCTGGCAACTCTGTATTCCCGCAGGTTGACACTCAGGCTGTGGATCGGTTCATGGCCGTTACCGTGCGCGGAGCGATCAAGGACGCCTACCGCGGCCTGGTTCCACCGACTCTCGATGCAGCCGGACGTGATCGTCTCACAGAGACGCTGCGCAATCTGAGCCGTGCACTTGGTCACCGCGAAACAATCGTCGCTGCCCTCCTCGAAATGGACGACCGGGTGACGCCTCTGACAGTGTTCCTCCGCACGTGCCTCGACCTCGACGCTGCCATTCTCCGTTGGCGCGATGTGCATATCCGATTCGTGGAAGCGATGATCGGAATGCGAAGGGGGACCGGCGGAGGAGGCATTGATTACCTTCGGACCACGACCGCTGCAACGCGCGGTCCCCAGTACACACACGGCTTCCCTTGCCTTTGGCAGGCCCGAAGCTTTGTGCATCGAACGGGCGAACTGTGA